A section of the Lepus europaeus isolate LE1 chromosome 19, mLepTim1.pri, whole genome shotgun sequence genome encodes:
- the KCNC3 gene encoding potassium voltage-gated channel subfamily C member 3 isoform X10 gives MLSSVCVSSFRGRQGAGKQQPAPPPQPPESPPPPSPPPPQPQPPPAQLGPAASPAGPPAPRGPGGRRAEPCPGLPAAAMGRHGGGGGDSGKIVINVGGVRHETYRSTLRTLPGTRLAGLTEPEAAARFDYDPGADEFFFDRHPGVFAYVLNYYRTGKLHCPADVCGPLFEEELGFWGIDETDVEACCWMTYRQHRDAEEALDSFEAPDPSGAAGAATAGGAHDGGLDDEAGAGGGGLDGAGGELKRLCFQDAGGGAGGPPGGAGGAGGTWWRRWQPRVWALFEDPYSSRAARYVAFASLFFILISITTFCLETHEGFIHISNKTVTQASPIPGAPPENITNVEVETEPFLTYVEGVCVVWFTFEFLMRITFCPDKVEFLKSSLNIIDCVAILPFYLEVGLSGLSSKAAKDVLGFLRVVRFVRILRIFKLTRHFVGLRVLGHTLRASTNEFLLLIIFLALGVLIFATMIYYAERIGADPDDILGSNHTYFKNIPIGFWWAVVTMTTLGYGDMYPKTWSGMLVGALCALAGVLTIAMPVPVIVNNFGMYYSLAMAKQKLPKKKNKHIPRPPQPGSPNYCKPDPPPPPPPHPHHGSGGISPPPPITPPSMGVTVAGAYPPGPHTHPGLLRGGAGGLGIMGLPPLPAPGEPCPLAQEEVIEINRADPRPNGDPAAAALAHEDCPAIDQPAMSPEDKSPITPGSRGRYSRDRACFLLTDYAPSPDGSIRKVDEPPPPRLLTRTPTCPRTRPPLPPTLGT, from the exons ATGCTGAGCTCAGTCTGCGTCTCGTCGTTCCGCGGGCGCCAGGGGGCCGGCAAGCAGCAGccggcgccgccgccgcagccgcccgagtccccgccgccgccgtccccgccgccgccgcagccgcagccgccgccTGCGCAGCTCGGCCCCGCCGCGTCCCCGGCGGGCCCCCCGGCACCCCGCGGGCCCGGGGGCCGGCGCGCCGAGCCATGCCCCGGGCTGCCGGCGGCGGCCATGGGGCGGcacggcggcggcggtggcgacAGCGGGAAGATCGTGATCAACGTGGGCGGCGTGCGCCATGAGACGTACCGCTCCACGCTGCGCACCCTCCCGGGGACGCGGCTGGCCGGCCTGACGGAGCCCGAGGCCGCGGCGCGCTTCGACTACGACCCGGGCGCCGACGAGTTCTTCTTCGACCGGCACCCGGGCGTCTTCGCCTACGTGCTCAACTACTACCGCACCGGCAAGCTGCACTGCCCGGCCGACGTGTGCGGGCCGCTCTTCGAGGAGGAGCTCGGCTTCTGGGGCATCGACGAGACGGACGTGGAGGCCTGCTGCTGGATGACCTACCGGCAGCACCGCGACGCCGAGGAGGCGCTCGACTCCTTCGAGGCGCCCGACCCCTCGGGCGCGGCCGGCGCCGCCACGGCCGGGGGCGCCCACGACGGCGGCCTGGACGACgaggcgggcgcgggcggcggcggcctgGACGGCGCGGGCGGCGAGCTCAAGCGCCTGTGCTTCCAGGATGCGGGCGGCGGCGCCGGGGGGCCGCCGGGGGGCGCGGGCGGCGCAGGCGGCACGTGGTGGCGCCGCTGGCAGCCCCGCGTGTGGGCGCTCTTCGAGGACCCCTACTCGTCGCGGGCCGCCAGG TACGTGGCCTTCGCCTCACTCTTCTTCATCCTCATCTCCATCACCACCTTCTGCCTGGAGACCCACGAGGGCTTCATCCACATCAGCAACAAGACGGTGACGCAGGCCTCGCCGATCCCCGGGGCCCCGCCGGAGAACATCACCAACGTGGAGGTGGAGACGGAGCCCTTCCtgacctacgtggagggcgtgTGCGTGGTCTGGTTCACCTTCGAGTTCCTCATGCGCATCACCTTCTGCCCGGACAAGGTGGAGTTTCTCAAGAGCAGCCTGAACATCATCGACTGCGTGGCCATCCTGCCCTTCTACCTGGAGGTGGGGCTCTCGGGCCTGAGCTCCAAGGCCGCCAAGGACGTGCTGGGCTTCCTGCGGGTCGTGCGCTTCGTGCGCATCCTGCGCATCTTCAAGCTGACCCGCCACTTCGTGGGGCTGCGCGTGCTCGGCCACACGCTCCGCGCCAGCACCAACGAGTTCCTGCTGCTCATCATCTTCCTGGCCCTGGGCGTGCTCATCTTCGCCACCATGATCTACTACGCCGAGCGCATCGGCGCCGATCCCGACGACATCCTGGGCTCCAACCACACCTACTTCAAAAACATCCCCATCGGCTTCTGGTGGGCCGTGGTCACCATGACCACGCTGGGCTACGGAGACATGTACCCCAAGACCTGGTCGGGGATGCTGGTCGGGGCGCTGTGTGCCCTGGCCGGGGTGCTCACCATCGCCATGCCTGTGCCCGTGATCGTCAACAACTTTGGCATGTACTACTCGCTGGCCATGGCCAAGCAGAAGCTGCCCAAGAAGAAGAACAAACACATCCCCCGGCCCCCGCAGCCCGGCTCGCCCAACTACTGCAAGCCGgacccgcccccgccgcccccgccccacccgcaCCACGGCAGCGGCGGCATCAGCCCCCCCCCACCCATCACCCCGCCCTCCATGGGGGTGACTGTGGCCGGGGCCTACCCGCCGGGGCCCCACACGCACCCTGGGCTGCTCAGGGGGGGAGCGGGTGGGCTGGGGATCATGGGGCTGCCTCCTCTGCCGGCCCCCGGGGAGCCCTGCCCGCTGGCTCAGGAGGAGGTGATTGAGATCAACCGGGCAG ATCCCCGCCCCAACGGGGACCCGGCAGCAGCTGCGCTGGCCCACGAGGACTGCCCGGCCATAGACCAGCCCGCCATGTCCCCGGAGGACAAGAGCCCCATCACGCCTGGAAGCCGAGGCCGCTACAGCCGGGACCGAGCCTGCTTCCTCCTCACCGACTATGCCCCCTCTCCCGACGGCTCCATCCGAAAAG TGGACGAACCCCCTCCCCCTAGG CTCCTCACACGGACCCCCACGTGCCCCAGGACTCGCCCGCCGCTCCCTCCCACACTTGGCACCTGA
- the KCNC3 gene encoding potassium voltage-gated channel subfamily C member 3 isoform X8, whose translation MLSSVCVSSFRGRQGAGKQQPAPPPQPPESPPPPSPPPPQPQPPPAQLGPAASPAGPPAPRGPGGRRAEPCPGLPAAAMGRHGGGGGDSGKIVINVGGVRHETYRSTLRTLPGTRLAGLTEPEAAARFDYDPGADEFFFDRHPGVFAYVLNYYRTGKLHCPADVCGPLFEEELGFWGIDETDVEACCWMTYRQHRDAEEALDSFEAPDPSGAAGAATAGGAHDGGLDDEAGAGGGGLDGAGGELKRLCFQDAGGGAGGPPGGAGGAGGTWWRRWQPRVWALFEDPYSSRAARYVAFASLFFILISITTFCLETHEGFIHISNKTVTQASPIPGAPPENITNVEVETEPFLTYVEGVCVVWFTFEFLMRITFCPDKVEFLKSSLNIIDCVAILPFYLEVGLSGLSSKAAKDVLGFLRVVRFVRILRIFKLTRHFVGLRVLGHTLRASTNEFLLLIIFLALGVLIFATMIYYAERIGADPDDILGSNHTYFKNIPIGFWWAVVTMTTLGYGDMYPKTWSGMLVGALCALAGVLTIAMPVPVIVNNFGMYYSLAMAKQKLPKKKNKHIPRPPQPGSPNYCKPDPPPPPPPHPHHGSGGISPPPPITPPSMGVTVAGAYPPGPHTHPGLLRGGAGGLGIMGLPPLPAPGEPCPLAQEEVIEINRADPRPNGDPAAAALAHEDCPAIDQPAMSPEDKSPITPGSRGRYSRDRACFLLTDYAPSPDGSIRKVDEPPPPRLLSPPEISRDPRSPPAPSPQVTRSPAA comes from the exons ATGCTGAGCTCAGTCTGCGTCTCGTCGTTCCGCGGGCGCCAGGGGGCCGGCAAGCAGCAGccggcgccgccgccgcagccgcccgagtccccgccgccgccgtccccgccgccgccgcagccgcagccgccgccTGCGCAGCTCGGCCCCGCCGCGTCCCCGGCGGGCCCCCCGGCACCCCGCGGGCCCGGGGGCCGGCGCGCCGAGCCATGCCCCGGGCTGCCGGCGGCGGCCATGGGGCGGcacggcggcggcggtggcgacAGCGGGAAGATCGTGATCAACGTGGGCGGCGTGCGCCATGAGACGTACCGCTCCACGCTGCGCACCCTCCCGGGGACGCGGCTGGCCGGCCTGACGGAGCCCGAGGCCGCGGCGCGCTTCGACTACGACCCGGGCGCCGACGAGTTCTTCTTCGACCGGCACCCGGGCGTCTTCGCCTACGTGCTCAACTACTACCGCACCGGCAAGCTGCACTGCCCGGCCGACGTGTGCGGGCCGCTCTTCGAGGAGGAGCTCGGCTTCTGGGGCATCGACGAGACGGACGTGGAGGCCTGCTGCTGGATGACCTACCGGCAGCACCGCGACGCCGAGGAGGCGCTCGACTCCTTCGAGGCGCCCGACCCCTCGGGCGCGGCCGGCGCCGCCACGGCCGGGGGCGCCCACGACGGCGGCCTGGACGACgaggcgggcgcgggcggcggcggcctgGACGGCGCGGGCGGCGAGCTCAAGCGCCTGTGCTTCCAGGATGCGGGCGGCGGCGCCGGGGGGCCGCCGGGGGGCGCGGGCGGCGCAGGCGGCACGTGGTGGCGCCGCTGGCAGCCCCGCGTGTGGGCGCTCTTCGAGGACCCCTACTCGTCGCGGGCCGCCAGG TACGTGGCCTTCGCCTCACTCTTCTTCATCCTCATCTCCATCACCACCTTCTGCCTGGAGACCCACGAGGGCTTCATCCACATCAGCAACAAGACGGTGACGCAGGCCTCGCCGATCCCCGGGGCCCCGCCGGAGAACATCACCAACGTGGAGGTGGAGACGGAGCCCTTCCtgacctacgtggagggcgtgTGCGTGGTCTGGTTCACCTTCGAGTTCCTCATGCGCATCACCTTCTGCCCGGACAAGGTGGAGTTTCTCAAGAGCAGCCTGAACATCATCGACTGCGTGGCCATCCTGCCCTTCTACCTGGAGGTGGGGCTCTCGGGCCTGAGCTCCAAGGCCGCCAAGGACGTGCTGGGCTTCCTGCGGGTCGTGCGCTTCGTGCGCATCCTGCGCATCTTCAAGCTGACCCGCCACTTCGTGGGGCTGCGCGTGCTCGGCCACACGCTCCGCGCCAGCACCAACGAGTTCCTGCTGCTCATCATCTTCCTGGCCCTGGGCGTGCTCATCTTCGCCACCATGATCTACTACGCCGAGCGCATCGGCGCCGATCCCGACGACATCCTGGGCTCCAACCACACCTACTTCAAAAACATCCCCATCGGCTTCTGGTGGGCCGTGGTCACCATGACCACGCTGGGCTACGGAGACATGTACCCCAAGACCTGGTCGGGGATGCTGGTCGGGGCGCTGTGTGCCCTGGCCGGGGTGCTCACCATCGCCATGCCTGTGCCCGTGATCGTCAACAACTTTGGCATGTACTACTCGCTGGCCATGGCCAAGCAGAAGCTGCCCAAGAAGAAGAACAAACACATCCCCCGGCCCCCGCAGCCCGGCTCGCCCAACTACTGCAAGCCGgacccgcccccgccgcccccgccccacccgcaCCACGGCAGCGGCGGCATCAGCCCCCCCCCACCCATCACCCCGCCCTCCATGGGGGTGACTGTGGCCGGGGCCTACCCGCCGGGGCCCCACACGCACCCTGGGCTGCTCAGGGGGGGAGCGGGTGGGCTGGGGATCATGGGGCTGCCTCCTCTGCCGGCCCCCGGGGAGCCCTGCCCGCTGGCTCAGGAGGAGGTGATTGAGATCAACCGGGCAG ATCCCCGCCCCAACGGGGACCCGGCAGCAGCTGCGCTGGCCCACGAGGACTGCCCGGCCATAGACCAGCCCGCCATGTCCCCGGAGGACAAGAGCCCCATCACGCCTGGAAGCCGAGGCCGCTACAGCCGGGACCGAGCCTGCTTCCTCCTCACCGACTATGCCCCCTCTCCCGACGGCTCCATCCGAAAAG TGGACGAACCCCCTCCCCCTAGG CTCTTGTCACCGCCTGAGATCTCGCGAGACCCTCGGTCcccccctgccccttccccccag GTTACGAGAAGTCCCGCAGCCTGA
- the KCNC3 gene encoding potassium voltage-gated channel subfamily C member 3 isoform X9, with protein MLSSVCVSSFRGRQGAGKQQPAPPPQPPESPPPPSPPPPQPQPPPAQLGPAASPAGPPAPRGPGGRRAEPCPGLPAAAMGRHGGGGGDSGKIVINVGGVRHETYRSTLRTLPGTRLAGLTEPEAAARFDYDPGADEFFFDRHPGVFAYVLNYYRTGKLHCPADVCGPLFEEELGFWGIDETDVEACCWMTYRQHRDAEEALDSFEAPDPSGAAGAATAGGAHDGGLDDEAGAGGGGLDGAGGELKRLCFQDAGGGAGGPPGGAGGAGGTWWRRWQPRVWALFEDPYSSRAARYVAFASLFFILISITTFCLETHEGFIHISNKTVTQASPIPGAPPENITNVEVETEPFLTYVEGVCVVWFTFEFLMRITFCPDKVEFLKSSLNIIDCVAILPFYLEVGLSGLSSKAAKDVLGFLRVVRFVRILRIFKLTRHFVGLRVLGHTLRASTNEFLLLIIFLALGVLIFATMIYYAERIGADPDDILGSNHTYFKNIPIGFWWAVVTMTTLGYGDMYPKTWSGMLVGALCALAGVLTIAMPVPVIVNNFGMYYSLAMAKQKLPKKKNKHIPRPPQPGSPNYCKPDPPPPPPPHPHHGSGGISPPPPITPPSMGVTVAGAYPPGPHTHPGLLRGGAGGLGIMGLPPLPAPGEPCPLAQEEVIEINRADPRPNGDPAAAALAHEDCPAIDQPAMSPEDKSPITPGSRGRYSRDRACFLLTDYAPSPDGSIRKATGAPPLPPPDWRKPGPPSFLPDLNTNAAAWISP; from the exons ATGCTGAGCTCAGTCTGCGTCTCGTCGTTCCGCGGGCGCCAGGGGGCCGGCAAGCAGCAGccggcgccgccgccgcagccgcccgagtccccgccgccgccgtccccgccgccgccgcagccgcagccgccgccTGCGCAGCTCGGCCCCGCCGCGTCCCCGGCGGGCCCCCCGGCACCCCGCGGGCCCGGGGGCCGGCGCGCCGAGCCATGCCCCGGGCTGCCGGCGGCGGCCATGGGGCGGcacggcggcggcggtggcgacAGCGGGAAGATCGTGATCAACGTGGGCGGCGTGCGCCATGAGACGTACCGCTCCACGCTGCGCACCCTCCCGGGGACGCGGCTGGCCGGCCTGACGGAGCCCGAGGCCGCGGCGCGCTTCGACTACGACCCGGGCGCCGACGAGTTCTTCTTCGACCGGCACCCGGGCGTCTTCGCCTACGTGCTCAACTACTACCGCACCGGCAAGCTGCACTGCCCGGCCGACGTGTGCGGGCCGCTCTTCGAGGAGGAGCTCGGCTTCTGGGGCATCGACGAGACGGACGTGGAGGCCTGCTGCTGGATGACCTACCGGCAGCACCGCGACGCCGAGGAGGCGCTCGACTCCTTCGAGGCGCCCGACCCCTCGGGCGCGGCCGGCGCCGCCACGGCCGGGGGCGCCCACGACGGCGGCCTGGACGACgaggcgggcgcgggcggcggcggcctgGACGGCGCGGGCGGCGAGCTCAAGCGCCTGTGCTTCCAGGATGCGGGCGGCGGCGCCGGGGGGCCGCCGGGGGGCGCGGGCGGCGCAGGCGGCACGTGGTGGCGCCGCTGGCAGCCCCGCGTGTGGGCGCTCTTCGAGGACCCCTACTCGTCGCGGGCCGCCAGG TACGTGGCCTTCGCCTCACTCTTCTTCATCCTCATCTCCATCACCACCTTCTGCCTGGAGACCCACGAGGGCTTCATCCACATCAGCAACAAGACGGTGACGCAGGCCTCGCCGATCCCCGGGGCCCCGCCGGAGAACATCACCAACGTGGAGGTGGAGACGGAGCCCTTCCtgacctacgtggagggcgtgTGCGTGGTCTGGTTCACCTTCGAGTTCCTCATGCGCATCACCTTCTGCCCGGACAAGGTGGAGTTTCTCAAGAGCAGCCTGAACATCATCGACTGCGTGGCCATCCTGCCCTTCTACCTGGAGGTGGGGCTCTCGGGCCTGAGCTCCAAGGCCGCCAAGGACGTGCTGGGCTTCCTGCGGGTCGTGCGCTTCGTGCGCATCCTGCGCATCTTCAAGCTGACCCGCCACTTCGTGGGGCTGCGCGTGCTCGGCCACACGCTCCGCGCCAGCACCAACGAGTTCCTGCTGCTCATCATCTTCCTGGCCCTGGGCGTGCTCATCTTCGCCACCATGATCTACTACGCCGAGCGCATCGGCGCCGATCCCGACGACATCCTGGGCTCCAACCACACCTACTTCAAAAACATCCCCATCGGCTTCTGGTGGGCCGTGGTCACCATGACCACGCTGGGCTACGGAGACATGTACCCCAAGACCTGGTCGGGGATGCTGGTCGGGGCGCTGTGTGCCCTGGCCGGGGTGCTCACCATCGCCATGCCTGTGCCCGTGATCGTCAACAACTTTGGCATGTACTACTCGCTGGCCATGGCCAAGCAGAAGCTGCCCAAGAAGAAGAACAAACACATCCCCCGGCCCCCGCAGCCCGGCTCGCCCAACTACTGCAAGCCGgacccgcccccgccgcccccgccccacccgcaCCACGGCAGCGGCGGCATCAGCCCCCCCCCACCCATCACCCCGCCCTCCATGGGGGTGACTGTGGCCGGGGCCTACCCGCCGGGGCCCCACACGCACCCTGGGCTGCTCAGGGGGGGAGCGGGTGGGCTGGGGATCATGGGGCTGCCTCCTCTGCCGGCCCCCGGGGAGCCCTGCCCGCTGGCTCAGGAGGAGGTGATTGAGATCAACCGGGCAG ATCCCCGCCCCAACGGGGACCCGGCAGCAGCTGCGCTGGCCCACGAGGACTGCCCGGCCATAGACCAGCCCGCCATGTCCCCGGAGGACAAGAGCCCCATCACGCCTGGAAGCCGAGGCCGCTACAGCCGGGACCGAGCCTGCTTCCTCCTCACCGACTATGCCCCCTCTCCCGACGGCTCCATCCGAAAAG ccaccggTGCTCCCCCACTGCCCCCCCCAGACTGGCGCAAGCCAGGCCCCCCAAGCTTCTTGCCCGACCTCAACACCAACGCCGCGGCCTGGATATCCCCCTAG
- the KCNC3 gene encoding potassium voltage-gated channel subfamily C member 3 isoform X3 — protein MLSSVCVSSFRGRQGAGKQQPAPPPQPPESPPPPSPPPPQPQPPPAQLGPAASPAGPPAPRGPGGRRAEPCPGLPAAAMGRHGGGGGDSGKIVINVGGVRHETYRSTLRTLPGTRLAGLTEPEAAARFDYDPGADEFFFDRHPGVFAYVLNYYRTGKLHCPADVCGPLFEEELGFWGIDETDVEACCWMTYRQHRDAEEALDSFEAPDPSGAAGAATAGGAHDGGLDDEAGAGGGGLDGAGGELKRLCFQDAGGGAGGPPGGAGGAGGTWWRRWQPRVWALFEDPYSSRAARYVAFASLFFILISITTFCLETHEGFIHISNKTVTQASPIPGAPPENITNVEVETEPFLTYVEGVCVVWFTFEFLMRITFCPDKVEFLKSSLNIIDCVAILPFYLEVGLSGLSSKAAKDVLGFLRVVRFVRILRIFKLTRHFVGLRVLGHTLRASTNEFLLLIIFLALGVLIFATMIYYAERIGADPDDILGSNHTYFKNIPIGFWWAVVTMTTLGYGDMYPKTWSGMLVGALCALAGVLTIAMPVPVIVNNFGMYYSLAMAKQKLPKKKNKHIPRPPQPGSPNYCKPDPPPPPPPHPHHGSGGISPPPPITPPSMGVTVAGAYPPGPHTHPGLLRGGAGGLGIMGLPPLPAPGEPCPLAQEEVIEINRADPRPNGDPAAAALAHEDCPAIDQPAMSPEDKSPITPGSRGRYSRDRACFLLTDYAPSPDGSIRKGLARRSLPHLAPDPHTTLATDSIFIPTSISAVVRKTGRAPTAPLSAGVSKEDPLPPSTPRGAVPGAGLREFSCEQFQCQELTLCWAPRPLPRGWRWVVQGEELSGSSREAKS, from the exons ATGCTGAGCTCAGTCTGCGTCTCGTCGTTCCGCGGGCGCCAGGGGGCCGGCAAGCAGCAGccggcgccgccgccgcagccgcccgagtccccgccgccgccgtccccgccgccgccgcagccgcagccgccgccTGCGCAGCTCGGCCCCGCCGCGTCCCCGGCGGGCCCCCCGGCACCCCGCGGGCCCGGGGGCCGGCGCGCCGAGCCATGCCCCGGGCTGCCGGCGGCGGCCATGGGGCGGcacggcggcggcggtggcgacAGCGGGAAGATCGTGATCAACGTGGGCGGCGTGCGCCATGAGACGTACCGCTCCACGCTGCGCACCCTCCCGGGGACGCGGCTGGCCGGCCTGACGGAGCCCGAGGCCGCGGCGCGCTTCGACTACGACCCGGGCGCCGACGAGTTCTTCTTCGACCGGCACCCGGGCGTCTTCGCCTACGTGCTCAACTACTACCGCACCGGCAAGCTGCACTGCCCGGCCGACGTGTGCGGGCCGCTCTTCGAGGAGGAGCTCGGCTTCTGGGGCATCGACGAGACGGACGTGGAGGCCTGCTGCTGGATGACCTACCGGCAGCACCGCGACGCCGAGGAGGCGCTCGACTCCTTCGAGGCGCCCGACCCCTCGGGCGCGGCCGGCGCCGCCACGGCCGGGGGCGCCCACGACGGCGGCCTGGACGACgaggcgggcgcgggcggcggcggcctgGACGGCGCGGGCGGCGAGCTCAAGCGCCTGTGCTTCCAGGATGCGGGCGGCGGCGCCGGGGGGCCGCCGGGGGGCGCGGGCGGCGCAGGCGGCACGTGGTGGCGCCGCTGGCAGCCCCGCGTGTGGGCGCTCTTCGAGGACCCCTACTCGTCGCGGGCCGCCAGG TACGTGGCCTTCGCCTCACTCTTCTTCATCCTCATCTCCATCACCACCTTCTGCCTGGAGACCCACGAGGGCTTCATCCACATCAGCAACAAGACGGTGACGCAGGCCTCGCCGATCCCCGGGGCCCCGCCGGAGAACATCACCAACGTGGAGGTGGAGACGGAGCCCTTCCtgacctacgtggagggcgtgTGCGTGGTCTGGTTCACCTTCGAGTTCCTCATGCGCATCACCTTCTGCCCGGACAAGGTGGAGTTTCTCAAGAGCAGCCTGAACATCATCGACTGCGTGGCCATCCTGCCCTTCTACCTGGAGGTGGGGCTCTCGGGCCTGAGCTCCAAGGCCGCCAAGGACGTGCTGGGCTTCCTGCGGGTCGTGCGCTTCGTGCGCATCCTGCGCATCTTCAAGCTGACCCGCCACTTCGTGGGGCTGCGCGTGCTCGGCCACACGCTCCGCGCCAGCACCAACGAGTTCCTGCTGCTCATCATCTTCCTGGCCCTGGGCGTGCTCATCTTCGCCACCATGATCTACTACGCCGAGCGCATCGGCGCCGATCCCGACGACATCCTGGGCTCCAACCACACCTACTTCAAAAACATCCCCATCGGCTTCTGGTGGGCCGTGGTCACCATGACCACGCTGGGCTACGGAGACATGTACCCCAAGACCTGGTCGGGGATGCTGGTCGGGGCGCTGTGTGCCCTGGCCGGGGTGCTCACCATCGCCATGCCTGTGCCCGTGATCGTCAACAACTTTGGCATGTACTACTCGCTGGCCATGGCCAAGCAGAAGCTGCCCAAGAAGAAGAACAAACACATCCCCCGGCCCCCGCAGCCCGGCTCGCCCAACTACTGCAAGCCGgacccgcccccgccgcccccgccccacccgcaCCACGGCAGCGGCGGCATCAGCCCCCCCCCACCCATCACCCCGCCCTCCATGGGGGTGACTGTGGCCGGGGCCTACCCGCCGGGGCCCCACACGCACCCTGGGCTGCTCAGGGGGGGAGCGGGTGGGCTGGGGATCATGGGGCTGCCTCCTCTGCCGGCCCCCGGGGAGCCCTGCCCGCTGGCTCAGGAGGAGGTGATTGAGATCAACCGGGCAG ATCCCCGCCCCAACGGGGACCCGGCAGCAGCTGCGCTGGCCCACGAGGACTGCCCGGCCATAGACCAGCCCGCCATGTCCCCGGAGGACAAGAGCCCCATCACGCCTGGAAGCCGAGGCCGCTACAGCCGGGACCGAGCCTGCTTCCTCCTCACCGACTATGCCCCCTCTCCCGACGGCTCCATCCGAAAAG GACTCGCCCGCCGCTCCCTCCCACACTTGGCACCTGACCCCCACACCACCCTCGCGACCGACTCCATCTTCATCCCCACCAGCATCTCTGCAGTAGTCAGGAAGACTGGGCGCGCGCCCACTGCACCGCTGAGCGCAGGGGTGAGCAAGGAAGACCCCCTTCCACCCAGCACCCCCCGGGGGGCGGTCCCAGGTGCGGGGCTCAGGGAGTTCAGCTGTGAGCAgttccaatgccaggagctgaccctgtgctgggcccccaggcccctgccgaGGGGGTGGCGCTGGGTCGTGCAGGGAGAGGAGCTCTCTGGCTCCAGCAGGGAGGCCAAGTCCTAA